Proteins co-encoded in one Epinephelus moara isolate mb chromosome 13, YSFRI_EMoa_1.0, whole genome shotgun sequence genomic window:
- the LOC126399697 gene encoding NHL repeat-containing protein 3-like, giving the protein MLMKKRNHTCLIVSGMALLAVLMMVLYGTIGTQPPVTSSLKHDYQLLGRPLYRLDLGWPKNPEVFTGDVFAVAVNQYSAVVYVAQRGNNVPKVLVFTTDGDFLMSWNTTTLEMPHGMFLADAASSNPTVWITDVGSGPYGHCIKQYSSSGKLLQVLGTPGKAGTGLNPLQFDQPAEIFVHDSGEMYIVDGDGGMNNRLIKLSKDQEVVWTHGEKGQRPAQFYIPHSVTVDSAQRVWVADRGNKRIQVFNSITGDWLGTWGSCFTEDAPYSVRLTPDKKYFVVVQLNTHQISMLDAPPVGLIGQCRVVSVIQLADEVKPHLVDLDLKTGALYVAEIAAQQAQKFTPFSLGGSI; this is encoded by the exons ATGCTGATGAAAAAGAGAAACCATACGTGTTTGATAGTGTCAGGCATGGCTTTATTAGCCGTGCTCATGATGGTGCTGTACGGCACCATTGGCACCCAGCCTCCCGTCACCTCCAGCCTCAAACATGACTACCAGCTGCTGGGCAGACCTCTGTACAGACTGGACCTGGGCTGGCCCAAGAACCCAGAGGTGTTCACCGGGGACGTGTTTGCAGTGGCTGTTAACCAGTATTCTGCTGTGGTGTATGTAGCACAGAGAG GTAACAATGTGCCCAAGGTGCTAGTGTTCACCACAGATGGAGATTTCCTCATGTCCTGGAATACAACCACCCTGGAGATGCCTCATGGCATGTTTTTGGCAGACGCTGCCTCGTCAAACCCTACAGTGTGGATCACAGATGTGGGGAGCGGCCCATACGGCCACTGCATCAAACAGTACTCATCATCTGGGAAGCTCCTGCAG GTGCTTGGTACGCCAGGGAAGGCAGGTACTGGGTTGAACCCTCTGCAGTTTGACCAGCCGGCTGAGATCTTTGTCCACGACTCAGGAGAGATGTACATCGTGGATGGTGATGGCGGGATGAATAACCGTCTCATTAAGCTGTCCAAAGATCAGGAGGTAGTGTGGACGCACGGAGAAAAAGGACAACGCCCGGCTCAGTTCTACATCCCCCACAGCGTGACCGTAGACAGCGCCCAGAGGGTCTGGGTGGCCGACAGGGGGAATAAGAGGATCCAGGTTTTTAACTCCATCACCGGAGACTGGTTGGGGACATGGGGGAGCTGCTTCACAGAGGATGCACCCTACTCAGTTCGCTTGACCCCGGACAAGAAGTACTTTGTTGTTGTCCAGCTTAACACCCACCAGATCTCAATGCTGGATGCCCCACCGGTGGGTTTGATTGGCCAGTGCAGAGTGGTCAGTGTGATCCAGCTGGCTGATGAAGTGAAGCCCCACCTGGTGGACCTGGACCTGAAGACAGGGGCCCTATATGTGGCTGAGATTGCAGCTCAGCAGGCCCAGAAGTTCACCCCCTTCAGTCTGGGTGGAAGCATCTAG
- the nrbf2b gene encoding nuclear receptor-binding factor 2b isoform X1, producing MTVREGQRHLSCSVNRRGIDSMEVVDSPLNLAHQQCRKADRLLVAGKYEEAISCHGKAADLLTDAMKTTECEQARLSMELQRDSHIKQQRLIQERWKREARREATKARPGRVQPSSGTALLTQTQSTGQLQPHGSPGLSAAEGIGAREREYDTLLYQLQTRQTGGCQPLTPPCPGSKTTKDDKTRLEEQQTTIDDLRRLVDHLMDENQRLTAENERLQSENARLRSEAAEAADFVERSELWVLPQAGGAMGTGGGQERKSTGKGKEIAIPQLPPLEMPAQEDLCLDDLPPLELPEDIQNELQELLDRDKL from the exons ATGACAGTCCGTGAGGGACAGAGACACCTTTCATGTAGTGTAAACCGTCGAGGAATCGATTCCATGGAAGTCGTGGACAGCCCGCTCAATCTC GCTCATCAGCAGTGCAGGAAGGCAGACCGCTTGCTAGTGGCTGGAAAGTATGAAGAAGCCATTTCCTGCCATGGAAAAGCAGCAG atCTTTTGACAGATGCAATGAAGACAACAGAGTGTGAGCAG GCTCGCCTGTCCATGGAGCTGCAGAGGGACAGTCATATCAAACAGCAGCGACTGATCCAGGAGCGCTGGAAAAGAGAGGCTCGTCGTGAGGCAACAAAGGCCCGACCTGGCCGGGTGCAGCCCTCCAGTGGTACAGCCCTCCTCACCCAGACCCAGTCCACAGGCCAGCTTCAGCCCCATGGTTCACCAGGCCTCTCAGCTGCAGAGGGTATAGGAGCCAGGGAGAGAGAGTACGACACCTTGCTCTACCAGCTTCAGACTCGGCAGACTGGAGGCTGCCAGCCTTTGACGCCACCGTGCCCTGGATCTAAGACCACCAAAGATGACAAAACTCGCCTGGAAGAACAACAGACCACCATCGATGACCTGCGGCGCCTGGTCGACCACCTGATGGATGAAAACCAGCGGCTAACGGCTGAGAACGAACGGCTACAATCAGAAAATGCCCGGCTGCGCTCTGAGGCGGCTGAGGCGGCAGACTTCGTGGAACGTTCGGAGCTCTGGGTGCTCCCACAAGCAGGTGGCGCAATGGGAACAGGGGGTGGGCAGGAGAGGAAAAGCACAGGAAAGGGGAAGGAGATCGCAATCCCTCAGCTGCCGCCGCTGGAGATGCCAGCTCAGGAGGATCTGTGTCTGGATGACCTGCCTCCTCTGGAGTTGCCAGAGGACATCCAGAATGAACTACAGGAGCTACTGGACAGGGATAAACTGTGA
- the nrbf2b gene encoding nuclear receptor-binding factor 2b isoform X2 codes for MAHQQCRKADRLLVAGKYEEAISCHGKAADLLTDAMKTTECEQARLSMELQRDSHIKQQRLIQERWKREARREATKARPGRVQPSSGTALLTQTQSTGQLQPHGSPGLSAAEGIGAREREYDTLLYQLQTRQTGGCQPLTPPCPGSKTTKDDKTRLEEQQTTIDDLRRLVDHLMDENQRLTAENERLQSENARLRSEAAEAADFVERSELWVLPQAGGAMGTGGGQERKSTGKGKEIAIPQLPPLEMPAQEDLCLDDLPPLELPEDIQNELQELLDRDKL; via the exons ATG GCTCATCAGCAGTGCAGGAAGGCAGACCGCTTGCTAGTGGCTGGAAAGTATGAAGAAGCCATTTCCTGCCATGGAAAAGCAGCAG atCTTTTGACAGATGCAATGAAGACAACAGAGTGTGAGCAG GCTCGCCTGTCCATGGAGCTGCAGAGGGACAGTCATATCAAACAGCAGCGACTGATCCAGGAGCGCTGGAAAAGAGAGGCTCGTCGTGAGGCAACAAAGGCCCGACCTGGCCGGGTGCAGCCCTCCAGTGGTACAGCCCTCCTCACCCAGACCCAGTCCACAGGCCAGCTTCAGCCCCATGGTTCACCAGGCCTCTCAGCTGCAGAGGGTATAGGAGCCAGGGAGAGAGAGTACGACACCTTGCTCTACCAGCTTCAGACTCGGCAGACTGGAGGCTGCCAGCCTTTGACGCCACCGTGCCCTGGATCTAAGACCACCAAAGATGACAAAACTCGCCTGGAAGAACAACAGACCACCATCGATGACCTGCGGCGCCTGGTCGACCACCTGATGGATGAAAACCAGCGGCTAACGGCTGAGAACGAACGGCTACAATCAGAAAATGCCCGGCTGCGCTCTGAGGCGGCTGAGGCGGCAGACTTCGTGGAACGTTCGGAGCTCTGGGTGCTCCCACAAGCAGGTGGCGCAATGGGAACAGGGGGTGGGCAGGAGAGGAAAAGCACAGGAAAGGGGAAGGAGATCGCAATCCCTCAGCTGCCGCCGCTGGAGATGCCAGCTCAGGAGGATCTGTGTCTGGATGACCTGCCTCCTCTGGAGTTGCCAGAGGACATCCAGAATGAACTACAGGAGCTACTGGACAGGGATAAACTGTGA